One Methylocaldum marinum DNA window includes the following coding sequences:
- a CDS encoding FecR family protein, with the protein MNERSSQPSSSESDDESVIERAYAWLIRLESGNLSATERAEFEHWIAEAPVHRRAFEEARRLWRNTDLLEALRRTRPAETTRRRIAGWPWPTVAVAVALVLLLLIGYRFDPLTRVQADHVTATGERSTIVLADGSTLTLDTATAVAVELGETRRIRLLKGAVYCEVSPDPVHPFVVTTRNTAARVLGTRFSVRTEHGADTVTVAQGSVRVTRNATPEDARVLYADEQTTAYTDRFGAVVKTRAQPILAWTRGSLVFEQTPLADAIERIQSYRRGIVLLRNPKLRDFRISGRFELDEPDRILDALAKTLPIEVHRYTPWVTVIR; encoded by the coding sequence ATGAACGAACGTTCCTCCCAGCCGTCTTCGTCCGAATCGGACGATGAATCCGTCATCGAGCGGGCTTACGCCTGGCTCATTCGTCTCGAATCGGGCAATCTCTCCGCAACCGAGCGGGCCGAATTCGAACACTGGATCGCCGAAGCACCGGTGCACCGCCGAGCGTTCGAGGAAGCACGGAGGCTCTGGCGGAACACCGACCTGCTCGAAGCCCTGCGCCGCACGCGACCGGCCGAAACCACGCGGCGGCGCATCGCAGGGTGGCCATGGCCAACGGTTGCGGTTGCGGTTGCGCTAGTGCTGCTGCTCCTGATCGGCTACCGCTTCGATCCTCTGACCCGCGTGCAGGCGGATCACGTCACCGCGACCGGCGAGCGAAGCACCATCGTTCTGGCCGACGGCTCCACCCTGACGCTGGATACCGCAACCGCCGTGGCCGTGGAGTTGGGCGAGACCCGCCGAATACGGCTCTTGAAAGGCGCAGTTTATTGCGAGGTCAGCCCCGACCCCGTCCATCCGTTCGTGGTCACCACCCGCAACACCGCGGCCCGTGTTCTCGGCACCCGTTTCAGCGTGCGCACCGAACACGGAGCGGATACCGTAACCGTCGCCCAGGGCTCTGTCCGGGTAACCCGTAACGCAACACCGGAAGATGCGCGGGTCCTTTACGCCGATGAACAAACCACCGCCTACACCGACCGATTCGGGGCCGTGGTCAAGACGCGGGCGCAGCCGATCCTGGCCTGGACCCGCGGCAGTCTGGTCTTCGAACAGACCCCGCTGGCCGACGCGATCGAAAGGATTCAGAGCTATCGGCGCGGCATCGTGCTCCTGCGAAACCCCAAGCTCCGCGATTTCAGGATCAGCGGGCGCTTCGAACTCGACGAACCGGACCGCATCCTCGATGCTCTGGCGAAAACGCTCCCCATCGAAGTACACCGCTATACGCCCTGGGTAACCGTCATTCGCTGA
- a CDS encoding superoxide dismutase: MNHADPLSYPGLTRRNFLIAAGSLALAGAAGLPRFAAAAAALTLPPLPYRENALAPVISARTLGFHYGKHHKGYVDNLNKLVAGTELADLPLEEIIAATADKPDRKAIFNNAAQAWNHTFYWRSLRPKGGGTPPAALRQKIEQSFGSVDACKKELADAAVTQFGSGWGWLVQDGDNLRVVKTSNANQPTPSTLKPLLTIDVWEHAYYLDYQNRRADYVNALLDKLINWEFAAENLR; this comes from the coding sequence ATGAACCACGCGGATCCCTTGTCATATCCCGGCCTCACCCGCCGAAACTTTCTGATCGCCGCCGGAAGCCTGGCTTTGGCCGGCGCCGCCGGCCTGCCCCGTTTCGCCGCCGCGGCAGCCGCGCTGACCTTGCCGCCACTGCCCTACCGGGAAAATGCCCTGGCACCCGTAATCTCGGCGCGAACGCTCGGCTTCCACTACGGCAAGCACCACAAAGGCTATGTCGACAACCTGAACAAGCTCGTGGCGGGGACCGAGCTCGCCGATCTCCCGCTGGAGGAGATCATTGCCGCCACTGCCGACAAACCGGACCGGAAAGCGATCTTCAACAATGCCGCGCAAGCCTGGAATCACACATTTTATTGGCGAAGCCTCAGGCCCAAGGGCGGCGGCACGCCTCCCGCCGCTTTAAGACAGAAGATCGAGCAGTCCTTCGGCAGCGTGGACGCGTGCAAAAAGGAACTCGCCGACGCGGCCGTGACCCAGTTCGGCAGCGGCTGGGGCTGGCTGGTTCAGGACGGCGACAATCTCAGGGTGGTCAAGACCTCGAACGCGAACCAGCCGACCCCTTCGACGCTAAAACCGCTGTTGACGATCGACGTCTGGGAGCACGCCTATTATCTCGACTACCAGAATCGCCGCGCCGACTACGTGAATGCCCTGCTCGACAAGCTGATCAACTGGGAATTCGCGGCCGAGAATTTGCGCTGA